A window from Acidimicrobiales bacterium encodes these proteins:
- a CDS encoding ABC transporter ATP-binding protein produces the protein MTEALLEATNLDLQYGKVRVLFDVSITINRGEFVALLGTNGAGKSTFLKAVSNLSGLTAGRVVFDGVDIAGWSPDKIAAVGLAHVPGGRGSLPDLTVDENLRLGGHLLRGRGKKAEFEAGLEYAYGLFGWMGERRKQLAGTLSGGEQQMLAIARALVLRPKMLMVDELSLGLAPVIVAQLMDVLKELNATGLTILVVEQHATLAMETAERVLFMEKGQVRFEGRGKELAGRRDLLRSVFLGS, from the coding sequence ATGACCGAGGCCCTGCTCGAAGCCACCAACCTCGACCTGCAGTACGGCAAGGTGCGCGTGCTGTTCGACGTGTCGATCACGATCAACCGCGGCGAGTTCGTCGCCCTGCTCGGCACCAACGGCGCCGGCAAGTCGACGTTCCTCAAGGCGGTGTCGAACCTGTCAGGCCTGACGGCCGGGCGCGTCGTGTTCGACGGGGTCGACATCGCCGGCTGGTCGCCCGACAAGATCGCCGCCGTCGGCCTGGCCCACGTGCCCGGCGGGCGCGGCTCGCTGCCCGACCTCACCGTCGACGAGAACCTCCGCCTCGGCGGCCACTTGCTGCGCGGCCGGGGCAAGAAGGCCGAGTTCGAGGCGGGCCTCGAGTACGCCTACGGCCTGTTCGGCTGGATGGGGGAGCGGCGCAAGCAACTCGCCGGCACGCTGTCGGGTGGCGAGCAGCAGATGCTCGCCATCGCCCGCGCCCTGGTGCTGCGCCCGAAAATGCTGATGGTCGACGAGCTGTCGCTCGGCCTCGCGCCCGTCATCGTCGCCCAGCTGATGGACGTGCTGAAGGAACTCAACGCGACGGGCCTCACCATCCTGGTCGTCGAGCAGCACGCCACCCTTGCGATGGAAACCGCCGAGCGCGTGCTGTTCATGGAGAAGGGGCAGGTCCGCTTCGAAGGCCGCGGCAAAGAACTCGCCGGCCGCCGCGA
- a CDS encoding ABC transporter ATP-binding protein, with the protein MSIALSINDVRLSFGGVHALDGVNYDVPAGQIVGIIGPNGAGKTTLFDCISGFRKPDSGSIVLQTPSGPVDLVQQPPWRRTSLGVGRTFQNARMFRSLSLLDILRTVQHDSMKHSGFFRSVLGVGGARRDEADVRRNAEEALDLVGLLPHADKPAQELSTGMLRLCELAAVIAVKPKLLLLDEPSSGIAQAETEALAPLLRQVAEHLGATMLLIEHDMPMIMKLSDTIVAMAAGKVITAGDPEAVRHHPEVLTSYLGQSA; encoded by the coding sequence ATGAGCATTGCGCTCTCGATCAACGACGTGCGCTTGTCCTTCGGCGGTGTGCACGCTCTCGACGGCGTCAACTACGACGTGCCCGCCGGCCAGATCGTCGGCATCATCGGCCCGAACGGCGCCGGCAAGACGACGCTGTTCGACTGCATCTCCGGCTTCCGCAAGCCCGACTCCGGCTCGATCGTGTTGCAGACGCCGAGCGGTCCCGTTGACCTGGTGCAGCAGCCGCCGTGGCGGCGCACGTCGCTCGGGGTCGGCCGCACGTTCCAGAACGCCCGCATGTTCCGGTCGCTGTCGCTGCTGGACATCCTGCGCACGGTGCAGCACGACTCGATGAAGCACTCGGGCTTCTTCCGCTCGGTGCTCGGCGTCGGCGGCGCCCGCCGCGACGAAGCCGACGTGCGCCGCAACGCCGAAGAGGCACTCGACCTCGTCGGCCTGCTGCCCCACGCCGACAAGCCGGCGCAGGAGTTGTCGACGGGCATGTTGCGGCTGTGCGAGCTGGCGGCGGTCATCGCGGTCAAGCCGAAGCTGCTGCTGCTCGACGAGCCCTCGTCGGGCATCGCCCAGGCCGAGACCGAGGCGCTGGCGCCGCTGCTGCGCCAGGTCGCCGAACACCTCGGCGCCACCATGCTGCTGATCGAGCACGACATGCCGATGATCATGAAGCTGTCCGACACCATCGTCGCCATGGCGGCCGGCAAGGTCATCACCGCCGGCGATCCCGAGGCCGTGCGTCACCACCCCGAAGTGCTCACGTCGTACCTGGGGCAGTCGGCATGA
- a CDS encoding ABC transporter permease — MTQFLSTLPGGLVTGAVYALLAMGLVLIYKATRIPNFAYGGMATFVAFFHYDLVNGRTYGLHFNALFVHVNWHPTVHLGFWAAVPVSLTMAALLGFVIERFVIRPFARMSTVTLTVVTLGLGLLLAAITQQLFGANDLIVSNDNAIFSRAPAFAIAGVNVSYERIGVIGIVAAFALLTFAFFRFTSTGLAIRAAATDPDVASLLGVSSQRLAIVSWIGGSIAAGIAGIALASLVVSSNPNLLTLLSIKGFAAAIVGGLVSFPIAAFAGFGIGIVEEIARHYLLAHNAKLFQGAPEVITLGAVIIVLAARPKWIFRGLRDDEDSGLLSRSGATDSRLARFIDPVEAYRAFRAAVPTTGVIGRFGKVIGIGVPVALGVFALVFPALPLPSFWTLPANFALIYLLIVLSFVVLVGWLGQISVAQGAFLAVGGAGVAICANALNLPFPLPLIGGVIFSIPVSILIGLPALRLRGLHLAVATLAFGLAAERAILPRFDASNRVVLPHWLDSDGARYYLILGLTALAFLVAWRISVSRVGRSFYAIRDSETVAAAYGIRPVRVKLTGFVVSGAISALAGGLLAYQLGGVSGQYGSVFFSITWLTYAVVAGIGSLGGPVIAALLFGLYPELTKGAVKATSISFWPEIIAAALLLVIMMVNPGGLASMNRFIRSRATAWDDVEDTPAPEVVAEVTA; from the coding sequence ATGACCCAGTTTCTGTCCACGCTGCCCGGCGGCCTCGTCACCGGCGCGGTCTACGCGCTGCTCGCCATGGGCCTCGTGCTCATCTACAAGGCGACGCGTATTCCGAACTTCGCCTACGGCGGGATGGCGACGTTCGTCGCGTTCTTCCACTACGACCTCGTCAACGGTCGCACCTACGGGCTGCACTTCAACGCCCTGTTCGTGCACGTGAACTGGCACCCGACGGTGCACCTCGGGTTCTGGGCGGCCGTGCCCGTCAGCCTCACCATGGCGGCGTTGCTCGGCTTCGTGATCGAGCGCTTCGTGATCCGGCCCTTCGCCCGCATGTCGACGGTGACGCTCACCGTCGTCACCCTCGGGCTCGGGTTGTTGCTCGCCGCGATCACTCAGCAGCTCTTCGGCGCCAACGACCTCATCGTCAGCAACGACAACGCGATCTTCTCGCGCGCGCCGGCGTTCGCTATCGCCGGCGTCAACGTGAGCTACGAGCGCATCGGCGTCATCGGCATCGTCGCCGCGTTCGCGCTGCTGACGTTCGCCTTCTTCCGGTTCACCTCGACCGGCCTCGCCATCCGCGCCGCGGCCACCGACCCCGACGTGGCCAGCCTGCTCGGCGTGTCGTCACAGCGCCTGGCGATCGTGTCGTGGATCGGCGGCTCGATCGCCGCGGGCATCGCCGGCATCGCGCTGGCGTCGCTCGTGGTGTCCTCCAACCCCAACCTGCTGACGCTGCTGTCGATTAAGGGCTTCGCCGCGGCCATCGTCGGTGGTCTCGTCAGCTTCCCCATCGCGGCGTTCGCCGGCTTCGGCATCGGCATCGTCGAGGAGATCGCCCGGCACTACCTGCTGGCCCACAACGCCAAGCTGTTCCAGGGCGCCCCCGAAGTCATCACCCTCGGTGCCGTCATCATCGTGCTCGCCGCGCGTCCCAAGTGGATCTTCCGCGGCCTGCGCGATGACGAGGACTCGGGTCTGCTGTCGCGCAGCGGCGCAACCGATTCGCGTCTGGCGCGTTTCATCGACCCGGTCGAGGCCTACCGCGCCTTCCGCGCCGCCGTGCCGACGACCGGTGTGATCGGTCGCTTCGGCAAGGTCATCGGCATCGGTGTCCCCGTCGCCCTCGGCGTGTTCGCCCTCGTGTTCCCGGCGCTGCCGCTGCCGTCGTTCTGGACGTTGCCGGCGAACTTCGCCCTCATCTACCTGCTCATCGTGTTGAGCTTCGTCGTGCTCGTCGGCTGGCTCGGCCAGATCAGTGTGGCGCAGGGCGCGTTCCTCGCCGTCGGTGGTGCCGGCGTCGCCATCTGCGCCAATGCGCTCAACCTGCCGTTCCCGTTGCCACTGATCGGCGGCGTGATCTTCAGCATCCCCGTGTCGATCCTCATCGGCCTGCCGGCGCTGCGCCTGCGCGGCCTGCACCTCGCGGTGGCGACGCTCGCCTTCGGCCTCGCGGCGGAGCGGGCGATCCTGCCGCGCTTCGACGCGTCGAACCGCGTCGTGCTGCCGCACTGGCTCGACTCCGACGGCGCCCGCTACTACCTGATCCTCGGGCTCACCGCGTTGGCCTTCCTCGTGGCGTGGCGCATCTCGGTCAGCCGCGTCGGGCGCAGCTTCTACGCCATCCGCGACAGCGAGACCGTCGCCGCCGCCTACGGCATCCGCCCGGTGCGGGTGAAGCTCACCGGCTTCGTGGTGTCGGGCGCCATCTCGGCGCTGGCCGGCGGGTTGCTCGCGTACCAACTCGGCGGCGTCAGCGGACAGTACGGATCCGTGTTCTTCTCGATCACGTGGCTGACCTACGCCGTGGTCGCCGGCATCGGTTCGCTCGGTGGCCCCGTGATCGCCGCGCTGCTGTTCGGGCTGTACCCCGAATTGACCAAGGGTGCCGTCAAGGCGACGTCGATCAGCTTCTGGCCCGAGATCATCGCCGCCGCGTTGCTGCTGGTGATCATGATGGTGAACCCGGGTGGCCTGGCCTCGATGAACCGGTTCATCCGCTCGCGCGCCACGGCGTGGGACGACGTCGAGGACACGCCCGCACCGGAGGTCGTGGCGGAGGTGACGGCATGA